The genomic region AGATTTAGGTGGCGACCACTTAAACGGGATCTCCCACTGGGAATATCTCCTGGCGGAGATTCtttggtgtgaacataccctacaaCATTAATAGCTTGAAGTAATTCTGGAAAATGCAGAGATGCTTCTGAATGGCGCACTGATAGGTAgcgccaatgtttttttttttccccctattttgTTATTCCTGTCACCCTGTATTTTGGGGGATTCAAGCACAGTGATCTATATTCCAAATAAGAACAAGCACAAGTAACAGACTAAGCGATAAAACCGGTCTTTTCTCTGCTCTGCTAAATATATGTAATGTTCCCGGTTCAGGGTGAAAATCTCGAGCATCTTCCAAGGCGTGAAAAGCTGCGTCTGTTAAATTCACGTTCCCTGACACCATCAAGTCAAATACACAGGACTCAAAATACATGTCTTCTATAGCCAGTCTCTCCCTGCACAGTGACCGAGCGCTCTCCATGCTCAGCGAATGAGTCCTACTAGGGTGTTTAGTCCTAGAGATCATTTGGCTGGATGGGCAGCCACCTACACAGAGCTGCAAGTCCTGCTCTTCCCGGAAAGCTTGGGAGATCTCCTCAGCCATTCGTAAGGAGAATGACAGCTGCCTGCCCAGCTGGCGCACCCGGATTGTAGTGCCTATATAAGCAGCGTGGATCTCTATGTACTTCCCAGGCTCCTTCTCATGAATGGTGAGACTGCTGCCACCTGCTCTTCTGCCGCCATTGACCGAGCCATCATCGAAAGCTGCTGGAACATTGCCCACTTCTGCCTGGTACACTTTCTGGTCAATGCATTGCTTCATGTTTTTGAAGATTATAGTTAGCTGTGAAAACAAGAGTAAAATAAGGCAACAACTCACAAGTTAAATATCATACCATATTTAGATAATGTCTGGGTGTcacattttacccctgttttttcCACTAGGGGATTTACCACTTATCTGTTTACATGGCTTTTATTGACTACAGTGCAGTGAGCTACCCCTAGGGGGAGCTGTAAGCATCATGTAACTCTATAGTTGTGTGATGAGAAACTGGAAATTTGTATTGTAAAACTTGTACTGTGCTCTGTATTGTAAAATTAAGAGCCCCCCTTCTATAAAACTATATAATGAAATGAATCATTATTATTGTAGCAATGCTTTAATGTTGGTCTAGACCACAGATAATACCACTACACactgacacagtttttttttatggagggGGCTTCTTTTTCACAGGGAGCAGTTAGATGCCACTGTCTATATGGGGTACTCTTTTGGCTATGATGGTGCAGTTAATAGAGACACCTTGGTGTATTAATTGTgtactatatagtggcagtgtagcAGCATTATTTACATGCATTTTATAGGGCGGTTAGTTATTTATGTAGTATACATCATGCCTATACGTTATTCCCCTTAATTTTGTCAAAGCTTTCATGGCTCTTCtcacccttaatataatactgtaatCTGTACTCGTTTGCAGTAAATTTTACCTTGCTGATAATTGTAGCATTTGAGGAAGGGTGGAGCGGGGTGCTGGTTGCTTGGACAAATAGATATTCATTGTCTAGAAGAGGCCACGAGCCATTCACTTTACATGTTTGAAAGTCACCACTGAATGTTCGCACATGGGGGTCCCCAAATACCCCACAGTGTAGATATTTGGGATCAGTTGCATGTTTTTCATGGTAGACCTTGTCATAATCACAGGCCTGTTTCACATGACTATCAGGAAGAGGTTGTGGTGGTTGCCGTTTAGGAGGAGTGGTGGGCCCCACCTTGGAACAGTTGTGCTGAATCATACGATCCTCAATGATGTGAACGGCAGAATGGTACACCAGGTCTCCGCGGCAAGTACGGGCTGTGTTACGAGTGCACTGAGAATATGCTCGTAAGGCGTTGCAGAATACAGCATTCTTGTTGGAGTTCCTTGGGTTCGATATAGCAGCAAcatagtctgtgttacattttaCAATTTTACACTGGGCCTCCACTGTACAGGAAAGAACAGATACAAATTGTATTAATTAAACTTATAAATATTCTACATTTTGTCTCTCCTACCGTCATATATATATGCCCAATCTTTATACATTTATCTCCACTATCAATAAAAATAAGCTCAAAATGAAAGTAATCAGTAAAACGCAGGGATGATTTTACAGATGCCAGGGGATTATGGGTAAAGTACCAGACCAAGGTTGGTTACTTCAGATCTTCAGATTACTGTAAATATATGGTAACAGAACCCAGCcttgaatgaatatatatatatatatatatatatatatatacacacacacacacacacacacacacacacacaggaactAAGCTCAGTTTATAAATAATAGTACTGCATAGACAGTATACCATAGCTGCTGTATAGATATATAAGAGGGTAAAACCTTGTATGTTATCCCTTACATAAAGAACTGCAAGTCTCCCAAATGAGCATGTTCTAACATCAGGCTCATTTGTTACTCTGCTGCTTACATATGTATAATATGTCATacggtggtccctcaagttacaatattaatcggttctaggacaaccattgtatgttgaaaccattgtatgttgagaccataaccctatagaaacctggtaattggttgtgttacctccaaaatgtcatccaaaaataggaaaaatgaaGATTAAAGAAACATAtgtagataactaataaagataaagcaagtccttacattaaaaaattaataaagagctgcaatctgtaaatcactgtctatgtagaggacaggagctttttcagggtcctgtacagaaaaaagtaaaatggagctgctcCAActtggagcagctatccctg from Hyla sarda isolate aHylSar1 chromosome 11, aHylSar1.hap1, whole genome shotgun sequence harbors:
- the HJV gene encoding hemojuvelin, with protein sequence MGRPTSRRCLSRSTDSVLFKTVLLLIFWKQVEAQCKIVKCNTDYVAAISNPRNSNKNAVFCNALRAYSQCTRNTARTCRGDLVYHSAVHIIEDRMIQHNCSKVGPTTPPKRQPPQPLPDSHVKQACDYDKVYHEKHATDPKYLHCGVFGDPHVRTFSGDFQTCKVNGSWPLLDNEYLFVQATSTPLHPSSNATIISKLTIIFKNMKQCIDQKVYQAEVGNVPAAFDDGSVNGGRRAGGSSLTIHEKEPGKYIEIHAAYIGTTIRVRQLGRQLSFSLRMAEEISQAFREEQDLQLCVGGCPSSQMISRTKHPSRTHSLSMESARSLCRERLAIEDMYFESCVFDLMVSGNVNLTDAAFHALEDARDFHPEPGTLHIFSRAEKRPVLSLSLLLVLVLIWNIDHCA